The Aedes albopictus strain Foshan chromosome 2, AalbF5, whole genome shotgun sequence region TGTACAGTTGACGGTCGAAGAAGCATTTGGTTGAATATCCGTTACAGTTACATGCTGAAATATGTTAATTTGATTAATTATTATTGAAAaagccttattttttttttatttacaatttATGAAATACCAAGGTGAAGACTgaatatttttcttatttttgtgtaAGTAGGGTTCCACTTTATTACATAGCAGGATTAGTGTTATCACAAGAATGATAACATTTCTCATACTGCTTGTTGATATTGATTGACTTTGCGACTGGACTCGACGACCAAACGGTTCGCAATGAGAGAAAACTGTTCTACATTGGTAATCGAGAATATCGATCAAAAGGACGAGAGAAAATGCGCCTCTTGTTGCATGTGACAAGTTTTCTTAAATGGAAACTGACATTTCTGGTTTAGCATTGATCAAGCAAACAGCGATTGCAACCGTCAATGGCATATGTTGAGCTACATTTTTTGGtaagggatcgtccataaatGGTGTAACAGAATTAGTGTTGCACCCCTCCTCTACTTCATCCAATCAATGATTGATCATAAAACAGATAGTCTCTTCCTCTTTTCCATAAATGGTACGTAATTTATGGGTAATCCCTAAGTTTTTACTCACGTTTGCACTCATGTACATTCTTTGATGTGGCTCGTCCCCATGGAGCATCGttataaaaaggtaaacatttttCACAATCAGGTCCGTCGGTAAAGTGCTGGCATTTACATACTCGACCACGCTGGCCACTATTGCTGGTACTTGTGATACATTCGCTTGCATGGCCGTTACATTTACACCTGGCGCCAACTGCAATATCGGCAATGGCGTAGAAGTAAGATTGAAGCACCTGTGCATCTCCAAATACTTCATCTCCGAAGGTGTTCAATCGATCCAGCGTTATACGAATGTCGGTGGCAGTGACCCATTGCTTAAATATAATAAAGAGAAGTTAAGTATCACTATTCATTGTGTTTGACATTATCAAGTTACCTGTAGTTCTAGGCTGTGCTCAAAGTTTATTGCACTAGGCCTTCCTTCGAGCGACGAGAACGCTATATTGCCATCACGCAAAGGAGAAATGTCACTGTACTCGCTGGTACATAATGCACGAGATTCATCTTCTCCTTTCATTACCGAAAGAGAATCGGGGAGACCATAGGTGTCACGGCAAGTAGCACTGTAGTACTGATATGGAGTCCACGTGCCATTTGGTGTTACTCGTTTGTAAATGGCGAACGATTCTGGACGCGGTGAGTAGAAAACAATTCGAATATACGTAATATCAAACGACTTTCCAAGGTTCAGCGTTAGATTGACTTGGTTCGGATATTGAATTCCTTCGAACATGGTTTCTGATTGCCACCATGTAGGGTTGGTCGGATCGTGTAAATCGGTCAGAAAGTGTGGCGCATGTTGATTCTCTCGACAATCATCGCAACTCTTCCGATTCGAGTATCCAgtttgcacacaaaaattcgtcaCTCCATCTTCACCACAAGTGTTTGTTGCTTCAATTTCAACCTGATATGCAGCATTCTCGAACTCGGGTATACAGCGCTAAAAGATGTAGATGACAATTATTACATTCATCTGCGTGCCACCGTAATCGCTTGggtctaaattaaaaaaaatgtatatgccATCATCTCATTGTATCACTAAGCCGTAGCAAGTGGCTTGCTGCTCTCTTATCAAAATTGTAACGTACGAAATAGCTGATATTTTGCTTCCGGAATAGAATAcgctagttatgattttttttttcttattattatCATTACTTTCATTGACGCTATGTTGGCCGGTATTTTCAAGAATGAATTTATTCTGAAATAAATCTTTGATCtgtgttcacatattttttagcCTCTTTAGCCATCTTGATATTTTTTGATATTCTACGTGAAATATATGGCTAATGTAGTACATTATAATCTTAATTCACACGAAAACTAGGGGTTTTTCATAAACCATGCATAGCGTAGGCTATTGGACTTAGAACCTACTCCGTCAGAATTTTCATATTTTATGAAAAGCCCCTTGTTTGAAAATGATAACAATATTTCGAGAAGCACTGAAACTTGACACACTAAACGTTCACTGACCTGTGGTCTTCCGTATGGATCGTAACATTCCAATGGTGGTTGATAGTGTTGATTATCACTTGCCGTGATCGCAGTTGCTCTTAATATTGCCAGTACTGATAAATAGCGAACGATCGTCTTTGGCATTTTTATGTTCATCTTCATCGTGGTAAATTTTCGTCCAGAGTCACGACAGAGTTAGTTTCTTCACCTCTGTTTGCTACGCTAATTTGCGCCCTCAACAAAAAGTAGCATTGTCTCAGCCCCGaaccttttgatttttttttctgtataaagaaaaaaaaaactaatgatgAACTGATTTGATGTTAAAATTATGATGTTCAAACTAAAATTTATTCGAAGACCAGGGTGGAGCTCAATGTGAATTTCGACACCAACACTATACCAAACGGACGAAACACGAAAAAGCGGACTAAAATAAACATTTGTATGCTGCTGACTCGTGTATCCATCATCCCGTACGCTTATTCTTCATATTTCCACTCACTATGCAAACCTCGCACATCTGGTAATTAAAACAAACTACATGGAACTCGAAATAAGCAATGATATCATGAACTTTTTGCTTGCACAAGGTTTACTTATGTTTCGATTACGTCACCTCATTAAATCACATTTACAAAAAGTAAAAATTCCAGTTAAACAGTCAAATCAACTTGTAATATGAGGCGCCTAAGAGCGATCGAGAATTTCGTCACATATTAGAATCAAGAACCAAGCAGAATAATGAAGCACCTTATCTCGAATCGAGATAATGTAAGGTTCAAGTTGAGCAGACTTCTTGAATGAATGATTCTCTGTAGCATGGTCTACAATGCCTCACTTTGTTCTAGTTTTTTAATGGGAGTTATCACATTTTGAATTTCATTTAAATATTGGAAATTGATCACTACCGATCGTGTCAATCACAGTTTATGCACACATCACAAATTATTCACTTTCAATCTGTCTAAGAACTAAAATGGTGTACTCCATGTGTGGGAACATACTTTTATTCGACTCCCGAACCTCAATACTGAACGAAATCTTAAGTGCAACTGAACATTGTTGCCTACCATACGCTCTCTTGAGCTCTCCTTATTCTCGTCTTGCTCAGTAAATCTTAACACACAGACAGCATTTTGCCGAGAGATTAACTTACACATTCATTTGAATAAATCCAGCCCGGTTCGAATCATAAGGTTGGAGTATGATCATATGATCGTGTTCAGCATAAAAAAACATGTGCGCATGGGTTGCTCTATGTGTTTGTGAAAAGTCAGTGCacatttcttctgagaatcctagTGATCGTGAGTGAAATGTATTTTTTGTTTTTCTCACCAACCCTTAGATCTCTCAAAGAAAGTGAAATATGCTGTCAGCTGGATTTTTGGGATGTTCTATTTTTGATTCACTGCCAGAACTTTAGGAATATGCAATTAAAAATCATTCAATGATTTTGTTCCTATTTCGATTTTAGTTCATGTTtagaattttattattatttaaaaataaacgGCACCATAATATAAATTCTTGCTCCAGTTTATTTCCATTTCGTTGATTTCCATTTTGATCCCATATGAACTCTGTGGACAGGCTTGTTGGTTCAATGGCTACAACCTCTGATTCGTATGTAGAAGGTCCTAAATTCAAACCTTGAACAGTCGTTTTGCTCCTACATTGTAACTGTATATCTACATTATTCCTCTTATACAACTCATGCTCGTTCATTATTCGTTTATCGATGTTGATTTGAAGGGCCAACATAGCCGGAGCGCTAGTATTCAATTTATACCATGCTGAGAGTAACGGACTCAATTCCATACGATTCggttcagaaaattttcttgacttctttCGGCATAGAGTAACtttgtgcctgtcacacgatatacacgcaTGCAAAAATAATCTTTAGCAGAAAAAGCACTCAGTTAATAACTCAGTTGATAAAAAATGAGTTTTGAACATGTCAGGCAAAAAGAACTCTTCATTGCCTTAAAAGCAATCTTTATTTGCATTGATCGATTAGATAAagatgtagggtatcgcgccacttgggcggtggtttctatattcgtctgttttccactataactcagtcaattttgaaccaattgacttgaaatgttgtacacgggtagatactatacctatctcaccaccttccaaaagttgtgtcaattggttcaaatttgactgagttatagtggaaaacagacgaatatagaagccaccgcccaagtggcgcgattccctaacaaTGACTCACCAATTCATACATCATACATCATACATGAATTTTGACGTAGCTCGTCTAAAATACATTATCGCCAACCCTTTCACACTGATGTCGCCTGTTGGTCCTTAGCAGTAACCTCATTAATTTCTTGTGTAAGTCTAGCTGATTTAGCGATACTGGTCCTGTAACAACTATGTAAATTTTTGCTCGACCCGAGAAAATATATTTCGTGCAAAGTCAGCAGTCGTGCAAAGTTTACATAGGGTAtgtgcatagcatagcatagcacgaatacttgcacaaatcgtggatggagttgcaaagatgagCATATCCATTGCTATTGTAGATTTCGCTACTATTTACAATGACATGGACCCACTCATCTCCAcgcacctggccaagtccttgcaagcatttaattATTCTTatcaacttagaaagcgtccagaactgaaacggcttccaatagatgatagGATGGTGAAAATAGCGAATAAAGAAATATAGTAATACAGAATATAGTgttcaaaaaaaatcggaaagaTCTTACAAAATTTTATATCGTCGGACGATCGCACCCGACGGCGATTATGCTGCGATGCTCACcccatacaggagcgatgcatgcaaggAAGCACAGCACAGCAAGGAGCAACACCATACTCTTCAGGGCTAGGACTCTGCGTAATGTGAAGTTACTGGCCACGCTGGTAcggaatttgtatttgtatttgtatttatgtTAATAATCCATCCGACAAAAAGTCTACATGAATAAGTTAGTTGGTAAAAACACAAGAAACAATGCAATAAAACTTAACGAATTAAAAATTAcaccttcatcttcttcttcggagAGCATTGCGTAGCTGGTTTGAAGTTCTGCCAAACTCAAACACGGATTCTATTTTTAAAAACGCCCTAATCATCGCTGTCAGTGGCGTATGGTACCCATAGGCAGTGTGATGGTACCTTATTTGCAGCAACGAAGAATTCCGTAACCACCTTTGAGGAACTCGGAAGTCCAATTGCGCAAGTATTTCCGGGCAATCCACTTCGCCATTCAGGAGCTTTGCTACAAATGTTGCCTGTTTATCGTCCTCCTACGCTCCAAAGAATCTAAATCTAATAGTAGGCATCTGTCCAAATATGGTGGCGAATTCGTCGGATCACGCCAGGGAAGATTTCGCAAAGCCATTCTCAGACATCGCTTTTGTACCCGTTCAAGTCGAAGAATCCACGTGACTTCATACGGACACCAGATAACAGATGCATTCTCAAGTATTGGCCGTACAAGCGAGCAGTAAAGCGACTTTAGGCAATGCGGGTCAGTAAAATCCTttgcaatttttgaaataaatccaagTTGTCGATTCGCTTTAGAAATTATCTCTTGATAGTGTAGACGGAAGTCCAGCTTTGGATCAAGAAGGATGCCCAGATCTTTGACCCTGTCAACTCTCTGCAGCGAGACGCCATCAATGATGTAGTCAAAtacgattacaagtggtagtcgaaatacgcgtatctgtcaaaggataagcaacatagggcggaatttaaaggtacgaaactgattacactcattcgaagagggtattctgcttagagggttcgaaaagttggtTCAAGATACAGGAATCTAGTTGAACACGTAGAGTTCTATCAGACAGGTATGACTGGAACCAGGCTTTAACTGTCGACGATGCTTCCAGACGAGAGAGCTTGCACAAGAGAATTTTGTGATCAATTTTGTCGAAAGCTGCTTTGAGGtcagtatacagggtgttaggttcatgagtgcaaactttttaatggatgatagaggaccataaatggtgaaaaaaattgttttatgcatatggtcaaatctcaaccgttacgtagttattggactccccatgtttttgactcttctTGCCTTAACTAACtacaactttaaaatggtcaaacttatcgcagtttatttactcttattcgaaagattattgaattttctatcaaatggcatctttgaaacgATTGGTTTATCCGAACTGCGTTACGTTGAGAGAGATTGAGGAAATCCATTCCATCCAGAAGAACCGTACTAGCAGCATTAAGTGATGATGATTCGGCTACGCTCACCGAACAATCAGCGGCCAACCAATCCAACCGTGGTTGGTTGTAGTCACCACATACCAAAACTCTGTCGGATCTTTCACACAACTCTCTAACGGATGCGATATGTAGTTCCATGGTACTACTGTCCCGACTGCGGTCAGGCGGGAGATACACAGAAGCCAGATAGAGTCTACTGCCCTTAATAGTCGCTGAAACGCAGACTTGTTCGAGTTGACGTTCACAACGGAACTAGGAAAACGCTTTGCTTGAACGACTTGGATGGCCGGAACAATCAGCGGAAGAATAAAAGCGGCTGAGCTCGACTGTGTCGGGTGGCTTGGGAGCTTCCATCATGCTTCGTGGTGTGCGTTCCGTTGTTGACGACTTAAGACGTTTGCTGACGCTGCTGATAGTACCGTTCGCAGGGCATTCAGTTGGAAGATGGAAGCGAGTAGACATGACGTGTGCGTTGTCATCGTTTGTGCTGGGAATTGGACGAGATTCAGCGGACGAAGGAACTCTATTATTTGGATACTTGCCTGATTGAGCAAGCTGGAAGCCCTCCTCGCCGATTTCGAACACAGGAACAACGACTTGGACGGCCGGAACAATCAGAACTTGAAGAAATTTGAACACTCTGTCTCTAACAAAGGCCGCGCCTCGGGCCGTGGATTTGGAGGGATCACTGAACCGGCTTGAATACATAGCCCACTGGCTCGGAAGGATGCGGAAGGTCCGGAAGGATGACACGCTTGTTCGGAGTTGGATGGATTGTTAACCTTCTTGCTCGGGGACACGCTGGTTCGGAAATAGGGTAGTTACTTTGGCTCTGTCGTCGTCCTGGTGTCCATTCGTGATTCGGGGTCGCTTGTCTGGAGACCGATCCTGGGGTTAGTTTACATAGGGTATGTGCAGAGGGATATATATTTATAGGATAATATTTTCAGCGTATTGACGATTAAAAGTaaaggttatgtcgtgaaaatttggaagtttaatAGGGAAATTCCAGTTCCCTATCAGCTTAATCatcatttttttggtaaattttccGATTCATCGATTTTTTCTACTCGGTTTTTACAAAAAAAGATCATCCGGAACAACttgatcactaaaatacgaaatgggattttacAAAACATAACCTCTCTTTAGGAGGCCAATTGAATGCTTTAGTTTTCTTATGCAAAATTctcatggaaaataaaatattggtatGAACCATTATTGCTTATTTTTccaatgtttgttttgtttcttatttttatattttttttgttggaagtgcgTACATATGATAACAAAGAGAACGGAATCAACTGGTGCCATGTTTTCGATTGGGGTGAATTTGGGAATTTTTTTACCATTACCAAATTGCACCGAGACCCTTttattttttaagggatttcgaATATCTGAGGTCAATTAGTTATGAGTGTCATGCGAACAGCATTCTTCTTTATTGATATCGACCATAGAAGatggataaaaaaaaagaaaaaccaccttaaatatacaggggatagacaaaatgatcaggacaggcaaaattttcccttctcaaaaaaatttcaaatagctgtaacttttcaataagtgcatcaaatattcataaattttcactgtaagttgatcaactatttgtgtatcagtgaacaaaattcggaaaaggtcgaacgactcagcacgaagttataaagattctaaaaaaaggtaaaattatccgatagtcaattttgagctgttatatctccggatttaatgaaccgaatacaatgaaattttgaccatttatgacttatataatgagcttcgaaaaacttttgacataactaaaaattcttaacacggaagaaaattataacgattagattatttttctaacaaaacaccaaattttcttaaatttcaacatcgttttaaaattcaagatgctaattatagtttatttaaattccctctgattctcttgaatacagatatgttttgaaaaaaagaaaCAACATAGGCGACaactcattgaaaaagtaatgggatgcatattaaaaatagaccaatttactaaaaaatcataaatttaatgaaatcgctataactttttctctcggtaataacttcaagttgtgtcaaacgtttttcagagctcattatatgagtcacaaatggacaaaatttcattgcattcggttcattgaatccggagagataacagctcaaagttggctatcggattattCTTCCTTttcctaaaatgcttataacttcgtgcataatagtccgatcttttccaaattttgtccactaatatacaactagttgatcaacttacagtgaaaattttagaatatttgatgcacttatcaaaaagttatagcaaattggacattttttgaaaaatggaaattttgcctgtcccgatcattttgtctatcccctgtaaatgaACACAACTATGATAGCCTAACATTTTCTTTTTCTGTCGGTATTAATTTTTGACCATACATTACAACACAGAAGAAGTTTTACGTGAGTTGAAATTTCGAGAAATGTTTGTTTAACGCTTTATATAAGTTTTTTAATAGAAATTCCCTAATATTTTCTCTTAATGCTATTAAACTTCTGATTTATAATGAACTTTCTATgtttttcaaatcatttttttatttaaattattatgAATAAAATATCATGCGGTAAGCATGGTACAATTTTACATGTCTAATATGAAAGTgattttttctttcgtttataTTCCACCAAGTTGCCAAAAAGTAAGTATGATTTTGCTACATCACGCTTATGAAAGATTTAATTCCTCAAACGTATCTTACTTTTGAGCTGTTATGTGATTTGGTACTTAGAAAAAACATGCGTTATTATTAATGATTTTATCAAAAACCTTCTCCCTTCTGTAGCATAAAAGCGATTGCTCCTATAAAACAAGTATCAACCAACCCCACGGCAGGTGAGACACAACAAAACGGTAATCATCCAGATTATGCCAACTTTTGTAAACttacaattattttttaatttcaataaattcaaaTCCGTCAAACTGATACACATACATACAAAAGTAGTATGTACTATTTTGCTGATATTCTTTTGAAATAATTTACAAATTATTTACATGGTAAtgcaaaagaaaaataaacttTGTGTCCAACGTATTCTTTATCATTTTTCGGAAACTTTCAGGAATAATATCACCATGTATTGTAACAAACTTATAGCTTTTGGTCCATTTACCCGGATTCGTAATTGCCCGGGATATCTATTTCCATTTTACTGACTTTTCTCCTGATTATCTTCAACATCCGAGTCAAGTACGCACTCATCACTAGATGTTTTACTGATCGTAATGACTGGTATTTTCTCAACccaattcgaagttttttgttcaTTAATAGTTTTAATAGATATCCTGTTGTATTCTTGTGTAGATGTAAGTTCATTTTCATTTGATTTGCTTTTATCTATGTTTTTGTTCGATTTTTGTTGTGTATCCAATTTATTATGTTTATATTCATTGCCGTTTGAAGAAGGCACATCATTCCCCTTGTTTTCTGTATGGAGCTCTGTTTGCTTATGTAGAGCTTTTTGCATCATGCGCTGTAATCTTTGACGGTGTTTGTTGTTAACCATATCGGAATTCTGATTATTCTCATCAGATGTAGATTGAACTTTTTGTTGTGTAGAATCTAACACCTTATGCCATGAGTTTGAAAGACCTTTGATTGCTGGGTTTTGTTGGCAATGTTGAGTGGTCGCAATTTTGAACATTTTACGTCTTTCTTCTGTTCGTTCTTTTCGTAATTGTAACTTCAAATCCTGATTTGCTTCTCTAAGAGATCCTGTCAGCGATAGAAGATAGTATATTATCAATATCAATAGAACTAATAAGGGTATTACTGCTGCTGGTGATACAATATATTTGGTTATGACATCTGGAATGATGTGTTCAGTAGCATTGGTGAGAAGATGATAAATCCGACTAGAATGCGAAAATGGTCCACAATGCCATGATGGTTCTAAAAATACGATGGCGTAGCTTACTGGTAATACACATAGGAATAACATAGTCAAAAGAAGTGCGAAATAAAAGTTATTGGATCTGGAAGCCCTGAAAAAGGATGATTGTATATTATGAAACCAGCTACAacgatttcaaatttattatctTACCGAAACACTACTTCGTGAGGTACATTGCATGTAAGAACAGTCCACGATCGCAAATACATTATGATGATCAGTTTAAATATATTGATCACCGCAAGACCTGGAGAAAAAAACATGCCCATCCATACCATTCCTTGATTGTTCACAAGATGCAGAATGTTCTCAGCAATTTTGAAGTCTCCATACTGCAAAtaaaaataatggaaataaaAATACGCCTAATGGGTTAACGAATAATAACCAAACATATGTTACCTTTGGAAACACCTTTTCCAAGTCCCAACACCAACAGTTATTCATATAACGAACAAACAATGCTCTCATGAAATCAAGTGTCATAGTTGAGAAAATTGTCATCAACTGTAACGATAAGAAAATAAAAAACCAATTTTCACTTGTACAATGCacttttttgttttataaaggtgaagtgaagtgattttttttaattaaaaaaacagTATTAAAAACCAATTTTAAACATGTGTTTCTTGTATTGAATGTTGTAAGGTTTGACGATTTTGAAATACAGAACTCATGATTGTAATTTTATTTTTAGGAaactgaaaatttattttttaatgcaaaattgAACTTACCAAATCCATGATTGTGAGTTTAGCCAGTTCTTGACCAAACATTGTTTCCCAACAAAGCGTTCGTATATCAGCGTTCTTAAATTTACCTTCTCTAGAACTTTGCATGGGAAAGTCTGTATTCGGGGCCAACGTTATTTCGTCAACTTTGATTGCGGTATCTAATGTAATATGGTTTTCTGTACTAATTGTCGTGGCATCTGTGAATGGTACTTCGCTACTCGAGATTCCTTCTGCTGTGGTATCAGTGACGTTTTCGCAAATCCATCGGAAGCAATTATTGTCCTCTTGGACCTCATCTTCCTCTGAATAGTAGTACGATTCCAAAAATTCATCGTATTTTTCGGTAACATAGGTGTGTAATTCAGTATAGGTCATAGTTTGAAAATCAGTCGTTGCTGTGTTGGAGTATAGTATTTGCGTTACCGCATCGACAAGTTCGTTTGTTGTCGAAGGCTCTGTCAAGATTTCGTCGGATATATTATAATGTTCATAAATAGCGCTCATGTTGAGTTCTCTTTTATTAATTGGAATATcttcaaattgatcatttggcaAGTTTCGCATTCTTTGTTCCAAATAATAGGCAACATCTTCATCGTCGTAATCGAATTCATTATCTGTAGCATATCTGTTATCTTCTGAAATACTATGTGTCGATGCCATTGTGATGAACGAAGAATTTAAGTCATCGTTCGTTGTATAGGAATTTGTCATGAAATTGGAAGTAGATGTatcataatctgaaatatttgaagaaggtAGCATGGAACTAGATATATTCGAAAAGAACATTGTCAAAATGGCAGCATTAATTGTGGTTTGCACTGGGCATTTGATGAACTGTTTGTAACAGTTACTTTGGTAATCAAAAAGTTCCTGTGTCAATTTAAGTGACATAGGTCTTAAAGCATACTCAGCATAGAGAGCCATGGTCGGTATGCTGTAATTGTTATATGATTGGTTTTTAGCTATGGTTAAGCAATGACTATCGCTTGTATAATTTGAGGGCTTCAAGCTACGAAGTTCTTCTGTCATGTGGCTTATCTTGTCAAATAATGCAAAAATAAGAGAATACAAGTTCAGCAAATTTAAAACCATAATTCTTGCCAATTGTATCCTCAACTGTTTTCTTGGATGATAATATTCTAGTAATCCTAATGCTTCAAATATCATTGGAAAAAAGAAGGTAATTAAAGACATCACAATAGTAATTTCATTCCTGGTCCACCATGAGTCCGTATCTTTGATATCCATAGAACGCTTAACAACTTGTACCACAGCGAATGCTGAAATGACTAATAATCCAAGTATTAAGAAATTGACCGTGATTCTTAATAATATAATTCGCCAGCTGCAAAGAGAATACTTTAGTTGATATATGGGCATCAGTACCCAATGAATTAATACATACTTCCTCGTGTCTTTCTTCTTCTCAGCTTCTTCAAGTAGAGCTTCTTTAAAGCCTAAAATGATAGATGCCATACGATTTTGTGACGTTTCAGTGTGACCAATCATATAATCCCAGCCAgtaaatagtttccaagca contains the following coding sequences:
- the LOC115265367 gene encoding transmembrane channel-like protein, producing the protein MDDNEPQLNMKRKPSGILKSDIPKSRKPSGLSIDVKLPKTLDHELSTSPPSSVSPQLSVTWATHVHGNHNDSEELDKQRFVNDVFFGSEKQIEMNPSERNTSSIDIHDTEDEDYSASLNAIIKRKASIKKKRGSRRHRRTSSPISQMMGSSNGDRRRSSVYTTSSGETAVTLEDVRDDGTQDRIFENIRLHKEVLQSVKMEPWSMRRKLKLVKQAKSYIIQHEGVLQDRFTSRSAKSLLTQFNIFLSTKWRQVLREITNLSTYLIPWESRIKEIESHFGSVVASYFTFLRWLFWVNIVISFLLVLFVMMPEEIYINRDQAKCDIRKTMSQQEQAISSNFSTIWEFEGRLKYSSLFYGYYSTFSGAISWGYNLPLAYFLTGLVVYIYSFVATLKKMAKNSRMSKLSSKDDEYVFAWKLFTGWDYMIGHTETSQNRMASIILGFKEALLEEAEKKKDTRNWRIILLRITVNFLILGLLVISAFAVVQVVKRSMDIKDTDSWWTRNEITIVMSLITFFFPMIFEALGLLEYYHPRKQLRIQLARIMVLNLLNLYSLIFALFDKISHMTEELRSLKPSNYTSDSHCLTIAKNQSYNNYSIPTMALYAEYALRPMSLKLTQELFDYQSNCYKQFIKCPVQTTINAAILTMFFSNISSSMLPSSNISDYDTSTSNFMTNSYTTNDDLNSSFITMASTHSISEDNRYATDNEFDYDDEDVAYYLEQRMRNLPNDQFEDIPINKRELNMSAIYEHYNISDEILTEPSTTNELVDAVTQILYSNTATTDFQTMTYTELHTYVTEKYDEFLESYYYSEEDEVQEDNNCFRWICENVTDTTAEGISSSEVPFTDATTISTENHITLDTAIKVDEITLAPNTDFPMQSSREGKFKNADIRTLCWETMFGQELAKLTIMDLLMTIFSTMTLDFMRALFVRYMNNCWCWDLEKVFPKYGDFKIAENILHLVNNQGMVWMGMFFSPGLAVINIFKLIIIMYLRSWTVLTCNVPHEVVFRIS